From Deltaproteobacteria bacterium:
GGGCCTTCTTGTCTATTCCACCTGCGCTATTTCCCCGGAGGAAAATGAAGAGGTGACCGACAGCGCCCTGAAAGAGCTTGAAGACATCGAGGCTCTCGATATCCCGCTCAAATTTCCTTTTTTGAAACCGGCACTCGCGGGTTGGGAGGGAAAAGCATTCCATCGGTGGGTGGCAAGGGCAAGGAGGATCTATCCATCCCCCATAATGGAAGGATTCTTTGCCTGTTTCATGGGGAAAAGATGATATTTTGGGGTTTTATTGAACCATCTGGCCCATTCAAACGTCATAACGGACACAGATTCGAATCGGCGATGGCCTTATTTGAGGCCGTCACGCTTCGTACATTTTACAGGAGGAAATCACCTTATGCTTAAGCGTACTTTGGCAACCGCTGTTTTTGGGGTTTTGGTTGGCGCCGGCCTTTACGCCATGGCCGACGACCCGAACCTGCGCGATAAGAAGGCCTGCAAGGCCGATGTGGAAAAATACTGCTCCGACTCCGAAAAGGGGCCGGAGGTCCATAAATGCCTGAAGGAGCACGAGAGCGAACTCTCGGATGACTGCAAGGATTCCCTTGAGGACCGCAAGTCGATTGTCGAGGCCTGCAAGAATGACAAGGAGAGTTTCTGCGCCGATGAAAAGGGGCCGCGGGAGGTCAACAAATGCCTCCGGGAACACAAGTCGGAGTTGAGCGACACATGCAAAGACGCCGTTGAGACGGCCAAGGCGGACGAATAGTTTTATTCCTCTTTTTCCTTGTCGTGTTTGGCGACGAATTTTTTGATGTCCTCAAAATGCTCGATAATCAGCTTCGCCTTCTTGATGCCGAACGAGAAGGGATACCGGTCTTCCGGCGTGTTTTTGAGGACTAAAAGAGGGTTTCCTTTATATTCCGATTCTTCAACAATGGCCATAGAGGTGGTTGTATGCCACACCCGGGAAAAAATTGCCAAGAAATTTTAGAAATGGGAATGGACGCGGCGCAAACGGATGCGGAGCAGGACGGCAACCGCCATGAAAATCACGGTGAAAAACAGTGCGTCCAAACCGGCGGGACCTCCATTTTTGGAGGCGCCGAACGTGCATCCACAGCCTCCCCCCGCCAGTGCTGATCCGCCTTTCTCCACTTCCTCTTCCTCCACTGCGGCTGAACCACTTTCGGCGCAGGCCGAGTCGGCAGAGCAATCCGAATCGTCGCAGTCGGTGGCGCCGTCTTCGTCGTTGTCGGTGGAATCGGTGCAGTCGGTTTCGGCTTCACCTCCGGTGCAGGCGGCGTTGGTGGCGCAGTCGCTATCGTCGCAGTCGGTGGAGCCATCGCTATCGTCATCGGTACCGTCGTCGCAGTCGGTTTCTTCGGTAACCGCCGTTTCCTCTTCTTCGGTACACGACGCCGAACAACCATCGCCATCGGTGGTGTTGCCGTCGTCGCATTCTTCGCCGCCGTCCTGGTTGCTGTCGCCGCAACAGGCGCCGTAAAATTTGGCCAGAAACATATCGTCGTCGCTGGTTCCGGCCGCGTAGATGCCGTCGGTTGTATCCACACCCACGGCATAGGCCGCGGACGAACTGCCGCCGGTTGTCTGGGTGACTTTGCCGTCACTGCTGAAGGTGGAATCGAGCGCAAAATCGCTATCGTAACGGGCCAGCGCCATGGTGGAATCCGCATCTATCGCTGTTTTTATCGACCCGGCGCTGATGATATTCTCGTTCGCATCGGCGGCAACGGCCCAGCCGTAGGCATAGTCGACATCGAAGGTGGTTGTCGATCCGGCATCGGCCGTAAGGGTGGCAGAGGCAAAACGCGCCGTAATCAGTTTAGTGGAACCGGTCGTGGAGGAATATCCGGTCACCGCGATTTTTCCGGACGAGGTGAGCGCCATATCCTGGGCCCATTCGCTGGTGGTGGCGACAGCGTAGACTCCAAACGAATGGGAGCCTCCGCTGTCGTATTTCATCACAAAGATATCTTGGGTCGAGTTGTCGGGATTGGTTGTAGCGCCGCTTAGATAAATGGCGCCGGATTCGTCGATGGCAATGCCGGTGGCCCATTCCCACGATCCGTTGTACTCGATTGTTTCGGCGTCCCCCTGTTTGGCGCCGGCGCTGTTGAATTTGACCAGCCCAATGCCATAGCTCAACAGTCCCGCCCCCGCCTGCCCCGCCAGATAGACATCGCCCGTGGTCGCATCGATGGCCAGGTCGCTGGCGATGTCGGAATAACCGCCAAAATCGACCGTCGTGGCGGCCACTTCGTTTCCGGAACTGTTGACCACCCAGAGGGCCATGTCGTAACTGGTGTTGGAGGAATTGGCATAGCCCGCCACATAAATGGTCCCGTCCGCGGCAATACCGATGGCGCGCGCCTGGTCGTCCTTGCCGCTAAAATCGGTTGTCACGATGCCGTCGCCGCTAAAGCTGGTATCGAGGCTTCCATCGCTGGACAAAAAGCGGGCCAGAAAGAAGTCCTGGTCGTCACTTGTGGAGGTGGACGGTTCGGTGTAACCCGCGACATAGATATAGTCCCCACTGACGGCCAGATCGCGGGCAACCACATTCTCCACGGTGACAATTCCATCCCCTTCTCCAAAACCGGCGTCGAGAAGCCCCATGGAGCAGGTCTCGGAGGCCGCCGGATCAGGCGATGTTGATGAGGCCAAGGTTGCCTCAATAGTTCCTGTGATCCTGGTCTCCTCTTCAAGGGGTGTCACCGTAAAGGCCTCGGCCCTCAAAATGGGAAGAACAGAGACGAAAGAGACAAGGACGGTCAGAATGGGGCGTGCGTGTTTCATTTTTATCCCCCTTAAAAATCAAGCCCTGTAATACTCATATTGGGCGTATCCTGGGTCTTGATGTCACTGTTGGTGCCCGTCTTACCCAAATCCTCGTTTGTATAGCCGTCACTCTCGGTGGCTTTACAAACGTTGTCTCCCCGACAGATCATGATCCTTGCGACCATTTGATCCGGTTTTGCCTCCAGGGAATCACAGACACTATAAAGCACCCCTTTCCCCGTGATTTTGGCCTTACTGCTCGAGGCGGTATAGCCATCGTCATCGCTATTATCCGTGCCAAGCATGATATAGGCCCAAGCCTGATATATTTCATAATCATTACTTTTGTCCCAGCCATTACTCCTCAGGCCGACAAACGCATTATCCACATCGATCTCGTCCGCCCAACTTGTGGAAAAGGTGGTATCACTATCGTTTTTTGTTACCTCTTTATAATGACCTTTATCCGTCCAGCTATCGCTACCGATATCGACAGTCTTCCAAGTAAAGTAATCGGAATCATACACAATCAGCGTATAGTAGAGGGTCGTTGCGTAATCCCACTCTCTATCGGCATTAAAATCGGTTTCGAATTTGACGGGCACCTTATAGGTCTGCGAACTGCTGTCCCAGTACGAGCTTAAACTGTCATGATCAAGATAAACCTGAAAATTGTGGTCCCGCACCTCTTTCGCATCGCCCCCATCAACATCGAAGTTGTATCCCCGCAGAAGGACAACAACCTTCTTGTCATCACCCAGCCACTCCTCGGCATATTCAATTTCACTGTTCAGGGTTACGGTTTCAGTGCCTGTGCACACCCCACTGGCGGCTGTGGATTCGCTACAACTGATTGCTTTATCCCCTTCGATAATCTTCAGATAGCCGGTATTGTAGGCCAAAAGGGTCCCGTAGCTTCGTGCCCTGTAGTCCTCATTATCGCCAAACCTCGTCTTAAATTCGAGCTTTCCTTCCGCAGTCCCCCCCGTCGACACGCTCTCATCATCAACCTTGTTGAGATAAGAAGTCGCAAAGTTTATCTCCCGATCGGTGTTATCCCACACTTCACACCGCTTTTCATCGCTCTCATCGCTTGTAATCTCCTCGAAGTAAAATCCCCGCCAGATTCCGGCTGTGGCCCAGCACCGCTTCTGGTCGGAACAATCGCCCACGTCGTTGCAGTCGGTTAAGCCGTCGGCGTCGTCGTCGGTGCCATTGGAACAACTGGTTTCCGTAGAGGGAATAACCGCTATATCCTCATCTTCCATTTGCTCGGCCACAGACTGGGCATCGGCGCCGCTACAGTCCTGGTCGATCCCGTCATCTTCGGTATCCGTTGCGGCGGGGTTAAGGGAGGAGCTGGTGTCGTCGCAATCGTTGCCGTTATCGACATAGCCGGTCGGCTGATCGCAGGCGGTTGTCCGGTTGGCCGAATCGCCGTAGCCGTCGCTGTCGCTGTCCAGATACCAGGTGGCGACGTCCGAGGCATCGGATTCATCCACCGTATCGTCGCAGTCGTTGTCGACATCGTCGCATTTTTCGGTGGCGTCGGGGTTGATTTCGTCGTTGGTGTCGTCGCAGTCATCCCCCCCCGCGGCCGTGGAAGAATGGCCGTCGCCGTCGGCATCGCTTTCAAAGTCATCCTCGCCGTCGCAATTTTGGTCGATCCCGTCACCGTTTACCTCGCTGGCCCCCGGGTGAATGGTGGCGCTGGTGTCGTCGCAGTCGAGGCTTTGGGCGAGGGCCTCTTCGCGATCGCTTGAATAAAGACCATCGGTATCGACGGAATAGCCGTCGGCATCCGCGTCAACCGTGGCTTCTTCCCCCTCGTCGGCCGAGCCGTCGCAGTCGTTATCGATGCCGTCATCGGCCACCTCTTCAACGCCGGGGTTGGCGTCCGCGCTCGTGTCGTCGCAGTCGGTATTGTCCGAAACATAGGCATATTCAACCGTTGCCGTGGCGCCATCGAGGCCGGAAACGGATTCCGAAACAGAACCGGAAATGAGGCCGGTCTCGTCATCGGTTTCGGTATTGCCCGTTTTGAACTCCTCCGTTGTATTGGGGTCGCCGTAGCCATCGGCATCGGCATCCTTATAAAGGGTGGTTTTGGAACTGCTCCCTCCCCCACTGCAATCGCCCCAGGCAAAAAGCGCCAGAGCGGCGACAAAAAAAGTATGAATGATGATGGATGAACATGATGGCCTATTCATGGGTGACTCCTTTTTTAAAATTTTTCGCAAGTCTTTGCTCTTTATTATTATCGGCAAAACATCCATGAGAGTTGCGTACTTTGCAATTTTAGCAACAACTCCTTGAAGTGCCTATAATTTTTTTGCATCGGATGACACTCGCTATATCTCCCTGCCCGAAAGAGGTGACCCCAAAAAGAGTATATGCAATCCGCGTGCCAAAGCGCTTGGCTTATCAACCTATTGAAATTACTTGTATTGTTATAAGAAGAAAAAGGTTGAGGGGGTAAAAAAACGCCAAATTCTTGGCGATTTTATCATTTTGAGGGAGAAAAATTCATTCCAAATTAACCGCCAAAAGTTCAATGCTGATAGAAAAGATGCCCCTGTCGGTCCCGAAAATATTCGGCTCCTCCACCGCCAAAATGCGCTCGGTCGGCCTGAACCGCGCAAGATAGTCCAGGGCGCCCGAACTGTTTTTCACCTTCAATTTGCACTCGACCGCCAGCCGAATTCCCCTTTTATCCCGCACCACAAAGTCCACTTCGCGCCGATCGTAGTCGCGGTAGAAGCCCAACTGAAGCCGCCCCAATACTTCCGATGTCTCCGAGGCAAGGCCTCTGGCCAAAAGGCAGGCGACCGTGCACTCGAAGGGGGCCCCGTCGGAGAGAGGCTCCTTAAGACGGGAAAAACAGAAATCGACGGGATAAAATTTTTTTTCCTTTCTGATTTGCCGGCTTTTCGACAAACCGGCCACCGGCAATTCAAAACCCCACAAAACCTGTTTGAGCGCCCGGATGTCGCTTTTGACGGTGTTGGGGGAAACCTGCAGGGTTTCGGCCAAATTTCGGAGTGAATAGGTCGAGCCAAGTCCTGCGAGCAAAAGTTGAAAAACATGATAAACCCTTTCCACATCCTTGGCCAGGTGCAGATCTTTCAAATCGCGGTCGAGCATGGCGGCAACATAATCTTCGAGCCACTGGCGATAAAAAACGGGGTCTTTGCGGACAAGATTTTCGGGAAAGCTTCCGTAGGCGGCGTAATTTTCCCAAAGCGCCCGGAGCCTTTTTTGATGGGGCAAATACTTTCGGACCAGGTCGGTGAGCGGGGTTTGCGCCTTCCACGGCTGTTCCAGAACGATTTCGGGCGCCATGGTCTTCACATATTCCCTGAAGGTGACCGGAAAAAGGGTCAACCAGACGGCGCGGCCGGCCAGGCTGTCGCCCTGATCCTGCCGCCGCATGGCAAATGCCGAAGAACCCGAGGCCACGTAATTGACGGCCTGTTTTGTCTTGTCGTAAGTCCCCTTGATGAGATTGCGCCAGCCTTGCACCTTGTGAATCTCGTCAATAAAAACCAGAGGCTTCCGCCGGGTTGACGCCGCCCGCGGAAAGGCCCCCCTCGTGGTCCGGTACCAGTTGACAATAAAGTCGGGAAACTGCCTAAAGGCAAGGCGATCTTTGGCGACATCCATATTCAATTCAAGCGCCGGCTTCAGCTGATG
This genomic window contains:
- a CDS encoding RsmB/NOP family class I SAM-dependent RNA methyltransferase: GLLVYSTCAISPEENEEVTDSALKELEDIEALDIPLKFPFLKPALAGWEGKAFHRWVARARRIYPSPIMEGFFACFMGKR
- a CDS encoding ATP-binding protein, with amino-acid sequence MIIDRAISDRLAHFKDKLLFISGPRQAGKTFIIEHQLKPALELNMDVAKDRLAFRQFPDFIVNWYRTTRGAFPRAASTRRKPLVFIDEIHKVQGWRNLIKGTYDKTKQAVNYVASGSSAFAMRRQDQGDSLAGRAVWLTLFPVTFREYVKTMAPEIVLEQPWKAQTPLTDLVRKYLPHQKRLRALWENYAAYGSFPENLVRKDPVFYRQWLEDYVAAMLDRDLKDLHLAKDVERVYHVFQLLLAGLGSTYSLRNLAETLQVSPNTVKSDIRALKQVLWGFELPVAGLSKSRQIRKEKKFYPVDFCFSRLKEPLSDGAPFECTVACLLARGLASETSEVLGRLQLGFYRDYDRREVDFVVRDKRGIRLAVECKLKVKNSSGALDYLARFRPTERILAVEEPNIFGTDRGIFSISIELLAVNLE